A region from the Sandaracinus amylolyticus genome encodes:
- a CDS encoding C-type lectin domain-containing protein: MRATFALLVAILLLACERTEEVPWEIRSADPSALESAAVIETTVRRGGCEGVLVYRESIAPDRPGPRPQVGRGLHGFAAEVRDAECRPLVRGCVERDLPLRAGERVELVLERVLPTAACAASACVDGTCTDRDAGAVETGDAGTHDAGMQDAGVPPDGDGGTTTEDAGAEDGGIGVDAGAPPDACDGAEWSGHCYSFRSATHDWSTAEAACVAWRGHLVSIGGPDEEAFVRTLAGGATYWTGLNDLTVEDIFTWVDGSSSSHRHWGPGEPSGNPQAHCVLDDPTTDGWALRRCRELQAHVCER, translated from the coding sequence ATGCGCGCCACGTTCGCCCTCCTCGTCGCGATCCTGCTTCTCGCGTGCGAGCGCACCGAGGAAGTGCCGTGGGAGATCCGGAGCGCGGATCCGAGCGCGCTCGAGAGCGCCGCGGTCATCGAGACCACGGTGCGCCGCGGCGGCTGTGAGGGCGTGCTCGTCTATCGCGAGTCGATCGCGCCCGATCGCCCGGGGCCGCGACCGCAGGTCGGCCGCGGCCTCCACGGCTTCGCCGCCGAGGTGCGTGATGCCGAGTGCCGTCCCCTGGTGCGCGGCTGCGTCGAGCGCGATCTCCCGCTCCGCGCGGGCGAGCGCGTCGAGCTCGTGCTCGAGCGCGTGCTCCCCACCGCCGCGTGCGCGGCGAGCGCGTGCGTCGATGGCACGTGCACCGATCGCGACGCCGGCGCGGTCGAGACCGGCGATGCCGGGACGCACGACGCAGGCATGCAGGACGCGGGCGTTCCGCCCGACGGCGACGGAGGCACGACGACCGAGGACGCCGGCGCGGAGGACGGCGGGATCGGCGTCGATGCCGGCGCGCCGCCCGACGCTTGCGATGGCGCCGAGTGGTCGGGGCACTGCTACAGTTTCCGTAGCGCGACCCACGACTGGTCCACCGCCGAGGCCGCGTGCGTCGCGTGGCGCGGGCACCTCGTGAGCATCGGCGGCCCGGACGAAGAGGCGTTCGTGCGCACGCTCGCGGGCGGCGCGACGTACTGGACGGGCCTCAACGACCTCACGGTCGAAGACATCTTCACGTGGGTCGACGGAAGCTCGTCCTCGCACCGCCACTGGGGCCCCGGCGAGCCCAGCGGCAACCCTCAAGCGCACTGCGTGCTCGACGACCCGACGACCGACGGCTGGGCGCTGCGACGCTGCCGCGAGCTCCAGGCGCACGTCTGCGAGCGCTGA
- a CDS encoding serine/threonine-protein kinase, giving the protein MTPAASDELREIAIPQPAPAAPPPTVGRYRVCGEIASGGMASVYLGVSEGETSPGAVRAIKRVHPHLARQRAFVEMFVDEARISARIKHPNVCEVLEWGEADGTFHLAMELLAGEPVVTLLRRLKKKPQLLIDPRWHRCVARIVAGACAGLHAAHELTDDEGEPMLIVHRDISPHNLFVTWEGTAKVVDFGVASAKHRLHHTTTGTVKGKFAYMSPEQLQGAKVDRRADVWALGVVLWELLTGRPLFRRNTESETIFAVLKEKVPTFASVRPQAPEALEQIARAALKHDLARRTPTAKVMQDALEAWLAAQGGFEASDVAALLDELMPGERDAYHAWLQKALTGGNTLTPQREAELTAPAPAATGSARVELDDQSMIQRRAQRGRARWILLGVGVGLLMSIGGGAAAWELARGSSRDTTSVGTTERPPVTHAPAPAVELPLAAAPPIDVTPVPSTPALAPTPPAAEAAPMVTAERPAAPATAVTAVRQAAPRAARIAARAVADGDDDGSGVGSLDVATPGGWAEVWLDGRRLGHTPGRFELPVGRHTLVLRPGGGGEERRAAVRIVGGQLARLRVELAE; this is encoded by the coding sequence ATGACGCCGGCCGCCTCGGACGAGCTCCGCGAGATCGCGATCCCGCAACCCGCGCCGGCCGCGCCTCCACCGACCGTCGGCCGCTATCGCGTGTGCGGCGAGATCGCGAGCGGCGGCATGGCGAGCGTCTACCTCGGCGTGTCCGAGGGCGAGACCTCGCCGGGCGCGGTGCGCGCGATCAAGCGCGTCCATCCGCACCTCGCGCGACAGCGCGCATTCGTCGAGATGTTCGTGGACGAGGCGCGCATCAGCGCGCGCATCAAGCACCCGAACGTGTGCGAGGTGCTCGAGTGGGGCGAGGCCGACGGCACGTTCCACCTCGCGATGGAGCTGCTCGCGGGCGAGCCCGTCGTGACGCTGCTGCGAAGGCTCAAGAAGAAGCCGCAGCTCCTGATCGATCCGCGCTGGCATCGCTGCGTCGCGCGAATCGTCGCGGGCGCGTGCGCGGGACTGCACGCGGCGCACGAGCTGACCGACGACGAAGGCGAGCCGATGTTGATCGTCCATCGCGACATCTCGCCGCACAACCTCTTCGTCACGTGGGAGGGCACGGCGAAGGTCGTCGACTTCGGCGTCGCGAGCGCGAAGCACCGGCTGCATCACACGACCACCGGCACGGTGAAGGGCAAGTTCGCGTACATGTCCCCGGAGCAGCTCCAGGGGGCGAAGGTCGATCGACGCGCGGACGTGTGGGCGCTCGGCGTGGTGCTCTGGGAGCTGCTCACGGGGCGCCCGCTGTTCCGGCGCAACACCGAGAGCGAGACGATCTTCGCGGTGCTCAAGGAGAAGGTGCCGACCTTCGCGAGCGTGCGACCGCAGGCGCCGGAAGCGCTCGAGCAGATCGCGCGTGCCGCGCTCAAGCACGATCTCGCGCGCCGTACGCCGACCGCGAAGGTGATGCAGGACGCGCTCGAGGCGTGGCTCGCGGCGCAGGGCGGCTTCGAGGCGAGCGACGTCGCGGCGCTGCTCGACGAGCTCATGCCCGGCGAGCGCGACGCGTACCACGCGTGGTTGCAGAAGGCGCTCACCGGCGGGAACACGCTCACGCCGCAGCGCGAGGCCGAGCTGACCGCGCCCGCACCCGCCGCGACCGGGAGCGCGCGCGTCGAGCTCGACGATCAGTCGATGATCCAGCGACGCGCCCAGCGAGGGCGCGCGCGATGGATTCTGCTCGGCGTCGGCGTCGGGCTGCTGATGTCGATCGGCGGAGGCGCCGCGGCGTGGGAGCTCGCGCGCGGATCGAGCCGCGACACGACCTCGGTCGGGACGACCGAGCGACCGCCCGTGACGCACGCGCCGGCGCCTGCGGTCGAGCTCCCGCTCGCTGCTGCGCCGCCGATCGACGTGACGCCGGTGCCGAGCACGCCCGCGCTCGCGCCGACACCGCCCGCCGCCGAGGCCGCGCCGATGGTCACGGCCGAGCGCCCCGCCGCGCCCGCGACGGCGGTCACTGCGGTCCGTCAGGCCGCGCCGCGTGCCGCGCGGATCGCCGCACGCGCCGTCGCCGACGGAGACGACGACGGCTCCGGCGTGGGCTCGCTCGACGTCGCGACGCCGGGCGGCTGGGCCGAGGTGTGGCTCGACGGACGTCGCCTGGGTCACACGCCGGGCCGCTTCGAGCTGCCGGTCGGTCGGCACACGCTCGTGCTGCGCCCGGGAGGCGGCGGCGAAGAGCGGCGCGCCGCCGTTCGCATCGTGGGCGGCCAGCTCGCCCGCCTGCGCGTCGAGCTCGCGGAATGA
- a CDS encoding LuxR C-terminal-related transcriptional regulator, protein MSLFAQRTHTAGAGWSMLLAVPAYVIRLGPQRIRLYPGVSRVGRDSLCEIQLTDESVSRRHATIRVDEEGAKLSDDASRNGVRVNGEKIRGAHLLHDGDKIRVGTVEMQFEVEDEATDAGLFGAGTRPLPRPGSGEPDPLAALSPREREVLARLARGEAHRDIAEALDVSTKTIETYRARIGEKLGVKGRADLVRLALQAGLLSPDR, encoded by the coding sequence ATGTCGCTGTTCGCGCAACGAACGCACACTGCTGGCGCGGGCTGGTCTATGCTGCTCGCTGTGCCCGCGTACGTGATCCGACTCGGTCCGCAGCGCATCCGCCTGTACCCGGGGGTTTCGCGCGTCGGTCGCGACTCGCTCTGCGAGATCCAGCTCACCGACGAGTCCGTCTCGCGTCGACACGCGACGATCCGCGTCGACGAAGAGGGCGCGAAGCTCTCCGACGACGCGAGCCGCAACGGCGTGCGCGTGAACGGAGAGAAGATCCGCGGCGCGCATCTGCTGCACGACGGCGACAAGATCCGCGTCGGCACCGTCGAGATGCAGTTCGAGGTCGAAGACGAAGCGACCGACGCCGGTCTCTTCGGCGCGGGCACGCGACCGCTGCCTCGACCGGGATCGGGCGAGCCCGATCCGCTCGCGGCGCTGAGCCCTCGCGAGCGCGAGGTGCTCGCGCGCCTCGCGCGCGGCGAAGCGCATCGCGACATCGCGGAGGCGCTCGACGTGAGCACGAAGACCATCGAGACCTACCGCGCGCGCATCGGTGAGAAGCTCGGCGTGAAGGGCCGCGCCGACCTCGTGCGCCTCGCGCTGCAAGCGGGTCTGCTCTCGCCGGATCGCTGA
- the mazG gene encoding nucleoside triphosphate pyrophosphohydrolase, with protein sequence MSDPKKDDDALRVPAAAPLEAQIGAALPRFVAVMRRLLGPGGCPWDREQTFETMRPFVIEEAHEVVDAIDRASPDALREELGDLLMQIVFLAELARARGWFGPDDVVDAISDKMIRRHPHVFGDAQASTPAEVLERWERDKAREKGASGEPKGALDGVPVAMPALLRAVRVGDKAARVGYDWPDAEGARAKIDEELAELDEAAASGDATRTEEELGDLLFALASWSRKKTIDPEAALRGALDRFTHRFRDAERIANEEGRPLAERSADELDALWRRVKARAR encoded by the coding sequence ATGAGCGATCCGAAGAAGGACGACGACGCGCTGCGCGTGCCCGCGGCCGCGCCGCTCGAGGCGCAGATCGGCGCCGCGCTGCCGCGCTTCGTCGCGGTGATGCGGCGCTTGCTCGGGCCCGGCGGGTGCCCGTGGGATCGCGAGCAGACGTTCGAGACGATGCGTCCCTTCGTGATCGAAGAGGCGCACGAGGTCGTCGACGCGATCGATCGCGCGTCGCCCGACGCGCTGCGCGAGGAGCTCGGGGATCTGCTGATGCAGATCGTCTTCCTCGCGGAGCTCGCGCGCGCGCGTGGATGGTTCGGCCCCGACGACGTGGTCGACGCGATCAGCGACAAGATGATCCGCCGTCATCCGCACGTGTTCGGGGACGCGCAGGCGTCGACGCCCGCAGAGGTGCTCGAGCGCTGGGAGCGCGACAAGGCGCGTGAGAAGGGCGCGTCGGGCGAGCCGAAGGGCGCGCTCGACGGAGTGCCCGTCGCGATGCCCGCGCTCCTGCGCGCGGTGCGCGTCGGCGACAAGGCCGCGCGCGTCGGCTACGACTGGCCCGACGCCGAGGGCGCGCGCGCGAAGATCGACGAAGAGCTCGCGGAGCTCGACGAGGCCGCGGCATCGGGCGATGCGACGCGCACCGAGGAGGAGCTCGGTGATCTGCTGTTCGCGCTCGCGAGCTGGTCGCGCAAGAAGACGATCGACCCCGAGGCCGCGCTGCGCGGCGCGCTCGATCGATTCACGCATCGCTTCCGCGACGCCGAGCGCATCGCGAACGAAGAAGGGCGCCCGCTCGCGGAGCGCAGCGCGGACGAGCTCGACGCGCTGTGGCGACGCGTGAAGGCGCGCGCCCGCTGA
- a CDS encoding DUF3536 domain-containing protein: protein MSGPKYICIHGHFYQPPRENPWLEAVERQDSAYPFHDWNERVFAECYGPNAAARILDAHGRIERIVNNYASISFNFGPTLLSWMEQAQPEVYDAVLAADRRARELRGGHGSAMAQVYGHVILPLANERDKRTQVIWGVRDFERRFGRAPRGMWLSETAADVASLEALAEQGIRFTVLAPNQCRRVRAKGSATWLDVSGSRVDTRRAYEVALPSGRSIAVFFYDGPTSRAVAFERLLDDGKTFARRLASVLDDRVEPQLVHIATDGESYGHHHRFGEMALAYALQTIERDPDVRLTTYEEFLDRHPPEWQAEIVPNTSWSCAHGVERWRADCGCKTGGPPQWSQAWRAPLRAAFDWLRDQLVEVYEREALGLLRDPWAARDDYVDVVLDRGDDALRRFFGRHGAPRPEGALSPREVVRALELLEMQRHAMLMYTSCAWFFDDLGGLETVQCILYAARAVQLATEIAGDKFEAGFLARLARARSNRPELGDGERIYVERVRPAMVDLRKVGAHFAASSLFEEYRARERVFGFDVDVTDREEARAGQARMSIGRMEVRSRVTQASEDLEYAVVHLGDHNLSGGVRAWQGDAAHASLHNALRAAFGRADIAEVLRALERSFPNATYTLRTLFRDEQKKILDEVLASTLEGVERDYEQIYAQFAPLMRYLASLGQPVPKALHQAAEYTLTARLRRELERGAGVDLEGARALLQEARDAGIVVQRDELGLAAQASLEELLCDLQRDPDDRELLERIRAIAAFAGEAELRYAPAVAQNRFYAMRETVYVARRRALGPDQRPENDAWLCAFAELGAQLGVKVDG, encoded by the coding sequence ATGAGCGGCCCCAAATACATCTGCATCCACGGCCACTTCTACCAGCCGCCCCGCGAGAACCCGTGGCTCGAGGCGGTCGAGCGGCAGGACTCGGCGTACCCCTTCCACGACTGGAACGAGCGCGTGTTCGCGGAGTGCTACGGGCCCAACGCCGCGGCGCGCATCCTCGACGCGCACGGGCGCATCGAGCGCATCGTCAACAACTACGCCTCGATCTCGTTCAACTTCGGGCCGACGCTGCTCTCGTGGATGGAGCAGGCGCAGCCCGAGGTCTACGACGCGGTGCTCGCCGCCGATCGCCGCGCGCGCGAGCTGCGCGGCGGGCACGGCTCCGCGATGGCGCAGGTCTACGGGCACGTGATCCTCCCGCTCGCGAACGAGCGCGACAAGCGCACGCAGGTGATCTGGGGCGTGCGCGACTTCGAGCGTCGCTTCGGGCGCGCGCCGCGCGGCATGTGGCTGAGCGAGACCGCGGCCGACGTCGCGAGCCTCGAGGCGCTCGCGGAACAGGGCATCCGCTTCACCGTGCTCGCGCCGAACCAGTGCCGCCGCGTTCGCGCGAAGGGCTCCGCGACGTGGCTCGACGTGAGCGGCTCGCGCGTCGACACGCGCCGCGCGTACGAGGTCGCGCTGCCGAGCGGGCGCTCGATCGCGGTCTTCTTCTACGACGGCCCGACGTCGCGCGCGGTCGCGTTCGAGCGACTGCTCGACGACGGCAAGACCTTCGCGCGGCGGCTCGCGTCGGTGCTCGACGATCGCGTCGAGCCGCAGCTCGTGCACATCGCGACCGACGGCGAGAGCTACGGGCACCACCACCGCTTCGGCGAGATGGCGCTCGCGTACGCGCTGCAGACGATCGAGCGCGATCCCGACGTGCGCCTCACGACGTACGAGGAGTTCCTCGATCGCCACCCGCCCGAGTGGCAGGCCGAGATCGTCCCGAACACGTCGTGGAGCTGCGCGCACGGCGTCGAGCGATGGCGCGCCGACTGCGGGTGCAAGACGGGCGGTCCGCCGCAGTGGAGCCAGGCGTGGCGCGCGCCGCTGCGCGCGGCGTTCGACTGGCTGCGCGATCAGCTCGTCGAGGTGTACGAGCGCGAGGCGCTCGGCCTGCTGCGCGACCCGTGGGCGGCGCGCGACGACTACGTCGACGTCGTGCTCGATCGCGGCGACGACGCGCTGCGCCGCTTCTTCGGGAGGCACGGCGCGCCGCGGCCCGAGGGCGCGCTCTCGCCGCGCGAGGTCGTGCGCGCGCTCGAGCTCCTCGAGATGCAGCGCCACGCGATGCTCATGTACACGAGCTGCGCGTGGTTCTTCGACGATCTCGGCGGGCTCGAGACCGTGCAGTGCATCCTCTACGCGGCGCGCGCGGTGCAGCTCGCGACGGAGATCGCCGGCGACAAGTTCGAGGCGGGCTTCCTCGCGCGGCTCGCGCGGGCGCGCAGCAATCGCCCCGAGCTCGGCGACGGCGAGCGCATCTACGTCGAGCGCGTGCGCCCCGCGATGGTCGATCTGCGAAAGGTCGGCGCGCACTTCGCAGCGAGCTCGCTGTTCGAAGAGTACCGGGCGCGCGAGCGCGTGTTCGGGTTCGACGTCGACGTGACGGATCGCGAAGAGGCGCGCGCGGGTCAGGCGCGCATGTCGATCGGCCGCATGGAGGTGCGCTCGCGCGTCACCCAGGCGAGCGAGGATCTCGAGTACGCGGTGGTGCACCTCGGCGATCACAACCTCAGCGGCGGCGTGCGCGCGTGGCAGGGCGACGCCGCGCACGCGTCGCTGCACAACGCGCTGCGCGCGGCGTTCGGTCGCGCCGACATCGCCGAGGTGCTGCGCGCGCTGGAGCGCTCGTTCCCGAACGCGACGTACACGCTGCGCACGCTCTTCCGCGACGAGCAGAAGAAGATCCTCGACGAGGTGCTCGCGTCGACGCTCGAGGGCGTGGAGCGCGACTACGAGCAGATCTACGCGCAGTTCGCGCCGCTGATGCGCTACCTCGCGAGCCTCGGTCAGCCGGTGCCGAAGGCGCTGCATCAGGCCGCCGAGTACACGCTGACGGCGCGGCTGCGGCGCGAGCTCGAGCGCGGCGCCGGCGTGGATCTCGAGGGCGCGCGTGCGCTGCTCCAGGAGGCGCGCGACGCGGGCATCGTGGTGCAGCGGGACGAGCTCGGGCTCGCCGCGCAGGCGTCGCTCGAGGAGCTGCTCTGCGATCTCCAGCGCGACCCCGACGATCGCGAGCTGCTCGAGCGCATCCGCGCGATCGCCGCGTTCGCGGGCGAAGCCGAGCTGCGCTATGCGCCCGCCGTGGCGCAGAACCGCTTCTACGCGATGCGCGAGACCGTGTACGTCGCGCGCCGTCGCGCGCTCGGGCCCGATCAGCGCCCCGAGAACGACGCGTGGCTGTGCGCGTTCGCGGAGCTCGGCGCGCAGCTCGGTGTGAAGGTCGACGGATGA
- the glgB gene encoding 1,4-alpha-glucan branching protein GlgB, translated as MAADFPSLLTDDDLHWFNEGTHARLYEKLGAHPGVVGGVSGTFFAVWAPDAERVSLVGDWNGWDPAAHPMRARGSSGVWETFAPGVGKGALYKLHIQSRHGGYRVDKADPFGFLHECPPSTASIVWDLHHRWEDHDWMNARPRGNALDAPMSIYEVHLGSWARVPEEGDRMLGYREIAPRLADYVVEHGYTHVELMPVMEHPFGGSWGYQVTGYFAPTHRQGKPEDFMYLVDHLHQRGIGVILDWVPAHFPTDEHGLGYFDGTHLFEHADPRKGFHPDWRSFIFNYGRLEVRSFLLSSAMFWLDRYHADGLRVDGVASMLYLDYSRSEGEWIPNPHGGRDNVEAISFLKQLNEHAYREHPGVQTIAEESTAWPMVSRPTFVGGLGFGLKWDMGWMHDSLRYLSHDPVHRRWHHNEITFRALYAFNENFVLPLSHDEVVHGKGSLLNKMPGDRWQKFANLRLLFGWQHAQPGKKLLFMGGDFGQWREWDHDTSLDWHLAEEPPHAGLRRLVADLNRLYRSEPAMYRFDCEPRGFQWIDGSDAEHSVVSFLRLGDEHEAQVLCAFNFTPVVRYGYGLGVPRGGRWVEVLNTDAEIYGGSGVGNLGGVEAQPGGLHGMSHHVELTLPPLACVMLRGPTS; from the coding sequence ATGGCCGCGGACTTCCCCTCGTTGCTCACCGACGACGATCTCCACTGGTTCAACGAGGGCACGCACGCGCGCCTCTACGAGAAGCTCGGCGCCCATCCAGGCGTGGTCGGCGGTGTGTCCGGGACGTTCTTCGCGGTGTGGGCGCCCGACGCCGAGCGCGTCTCGCTCGTCGGGGACTGGAACGGGTGGGACCCCGCCGCGCACCCGATGCGCGCGCGCGGCAGCTCGGGCGTCTGGGAGACCTTCGCGCCCGGCGTCGGCAAGGGCGCGCTCTACAAGCTCCACATCCAGTCGCGCCACGGCGGCTATCGCGTCGACAAGGCGGACCCGTTCGGGTTCCTCCACGAGTGCCCCCCGAGCACCGCGTCGATCGTGTGGGACCTCCACCATCGCTGGGAGGACCACGACTGGATGAACGCGCGCCCGCGCGGCAACGCGCTCGACGCGCCGATGTCGATCTACGAGGTGCACCTCGGCAGCTGGGCGCGCGTGCCCGAAGAGGGCGATCGCATGCTCGGCTATCGCGAGATCGCGCCGCGCCTCGCGGACTACGTGGTCGAGCACGGCTACACGCACGTCGAGCTGATGCCCGTGATGGAGCACCCGTTCGGCGGCTCGTGGGGCTATCAGGTCACCGGCTACTTCGCGCCCACGCATCGCCAGGGGAAGCCCGAGGACTTCATGTACCTCGTGGATCACCTGCACCAGCGCGGCATCGGCGTGATCCTCGACTGGGTCCCCGCGCACTTCCCGACCGACGAGCACGGGCTCGGCTACTTCGACGGCACGCACCTCTTCGAGCACGCCGATCCGCGCAAGGGGTTCCACCCCGACTGGCGCTCGTTCATCTTCAACTACGGCCGCCTCGAGGTGCGCTCGTTCCTGCTCTCGAGCGCGATGTTCTGGCTCGACCGCTACCACGCCGACGGGCTGCGCGTGGATGGCGTCGCGTCGATGCTGTACCTCGACTACTCGAGGTCCGAGGGCGAGTGGATCCCGAACCCGCACGGCGGGCGCGACAACGTCGAGGCGATCTCGTTCCTCAAGCAGCTCAACGAGCACGCGTATCGCGAGCACCCGGGCGTGCAGACGATCGCGGAGGAGTCCACGGCGTGGCCGATGGTGTCGCGCCCGACGTTCGTCGGCGGGCTCGGCTTCGGGCTCAAGTGGGACATGGGGTGGATGCACGACTCGCTGCGCTACCTCTCGCACGACCCGGTGCACCGCCGCTGGCACCACAACGAGATCACGTTCCGCGCGCTCTACGCGTTCAACGAGAACTTCGTGCTCCCGCTGAGCCACGACGAGGTCGTGCACGGCAAGGGCTCGCTCCTGAACAAGATGCCGGGCGATCGCTGGCAGAAGTTCGCGAACCTGCGCCTGCTCTTCGGATGGCAGCACGCGCAGCCCGGCAAGAAGCTGCTCTTCATGGGCGGCGACTTCGGCCAGTGGCGCGAGTGGGATCACGACACGAGCCTCGACTGGCACCTCGCCGAGGAGCCGCCGCACGCCGGGCTGCGCCGGCTCGTCGCGGATCTGAACCGGCTCTACCGGAGCGAGCCCGCGATGTACCGCTTCGACTGCGAGCCCCGCGGGTTCCAGTGGATCGACGGGAGCGACGCCGAGCACAGCGTCGTGTCGTTCCTGCGGCTGGGCGACGAGCACGAGGCGCAGGTGCTCTGCGCGTTCAACTTCACGCCGGTGGTCCGTTACGGGTACGGTCTCGGCGTGCCGCGCGGCGGACGCTGGGTCGAGGTGCTGAACACGGACGCCGAGATCTACGGCGGCAGCGGCGTGGGCAACCTCGGGGGCGTCGAGGCGCAGCCCGGCGGGCTGCACGGGATGTCGCACCACGTCGAGCTCACGCTGCCGCCGCTCGCGTGCGTGATGCTCCGAGGCCCGACGTCTTGA
- a CDS encoding serine/threonine-protein kinase: MPDEIATGTLVGGRYRIEARIGEGTMGSVHRATREPDGRAVAIKIIPASAATEELTKRLEREGRALAALRHPHVLEVFDLGVDPLGTYLVTELATGVSLDDMLQRARLAPALALAIADQVISALAHAHEVGILHRDVKPGNVIVGEGPGGAPHAKLLDFGLAKFHDRVAFGAETTLTSRGTFVGTPAYVAPEQVFGPSVDARSDVYSAGVLLFELLTGSWPFVAEEVVDVLRAHALQAPPALSAMRDDVVFREELEELVARALAKNPGKRFADARELLAAFRALPRPAFWSLDEIR; encoded by the coding sequence ATGCCCGACGAGATCGCGACCGGCACGCTCGTCGGCGGTCGTTACCGCATCGAGGCGCGCATCGGCGAGGGCACGATGGGCTCGGTGCACCGCGCGACGCGCGAGCCCGACGGGCGCGCGGTCGCGATCAAGATCATCCCCGCGAGCGCGGCGACCGAGGAGCTCACGAAGCGGCTCGAGCGCGAGGGCCGCGCGCTCGCGGCGCTGCGCCATCCCCACGTGCTCGAGGTGTTCGATCTCGGCGTCGATCCGCTCGGCACGTACCTCGTGACCGAGCTCGCGACCGGCGTGTCGCTCGACGACATGCTGCAGCGCGCGCGGCTCGCGCCCGCGCTCGCGCTGGCGATCGCGGATCAGGTGATCTCGGCGCTCGCCCACGCGCACGAGGTGGGGATCCTCCACCGAGACGTGAAGCCCGGGAACGTGATCGTCGGCGAGGGCCCGGGCGGCGCGCCGCACGCGAAGCTGCTCGACTTCGGGCTCGCGAAGTTCCACGACCGCGTCGCGTTCGGCGCGGAGACGACGCTCACGTCGCGCGGGACGTTCGTGGGCACGCCCGCGTACGTCGCGCCCGAGCAGGTGTTCGGGCCGAGCGTCGACGCGCGCAGCGACGTGTACTCCGCGGGCGTGCTGCTCTTCGAGCTGCTCACGGGGAGCTGGCCCTTCGTCGCGGAGGAGGTGGTCGACGTGCTGCGCGCGCACGCGCTGCAGGCGCCGCCGGCGCTGTCCGCGATGCGCGACGACGTGGTGTTCCGCGAGGAGCTCGAGGAGCTCGTGGCGCGCGCGCTCGCGAAGAACCCCGGCAAGCGCTTCGCCGACGCGCGCGAGCTGCTCGCCGCGTTCCGCGCGCTGCCGAGGCCCGCGTTCTGGTCGCTCGACGAGATCCGTTGA